The following proteins are co-located in the Candida dubliniensis CD36 chromosome 3, complete sequence genome:
- a CDS encoding RNA-binding RNA annealing protein, putative (Similar to S. cerevisiae YRA1;~In S. cerevisiae: Yra1p, a conserved nuclear RNA-binding protein, interacts directly with Mex67p and is required for mRNA export;~spliced gene): MSASLDKSLDDIISSNKKTFKSKRPGAKFGAKGGNRVGKKIGGTNNKKPIAKFNRPAAAAAAAVAAVPTIDLSYATKVNVSGLPKDLKHDNIKEFFQSQIGGVQTVALTYNEKGQFKGFATIIFKSSKFATAAVDKYNGASIDGGAAKLRLELIIDTSKKPLAARIAPNAKAITAAKTAGGKKIAAAKNALNKKKAGPGNKNNNNKQKKPKQKKKTIEELDQEMADYFEN; the protein is encoded by the exons atgtcTGCCTCATTAGATAAATCATTAGATGATAtcatttcttcaaataagAAAACTTTTAAATCCAAAAGACCAGGTGCTAAATTTGGCGCTAAAGGTGGCAACCGAGTTGGTAAGAAAATTGGTGGTACTAATAACAAAAAGCCAATAGCCAAATTTAACAGACCcgctgctgctgctgctgctgctgttgctgctgttcCTACTATTGATTTGAGTTATGCTACTAAGGTCAATGTTTCTGGTTTACCCAAGGACTTGAAACACGATAACATTAAG gaattttttcaatcacAAATTGGTGGTGTGCAAACTGTGGCCTTGACttataatgaaaaaggTCAATTTAAAGGTTTTGCTactattattttcaaatcaagtAAATTTGCAACTGCTGCTGTTGATAAATACAATGGTGCTTCTATTGATGGAGGTGCTGCCAAGTTAAGATTagaattgattattgataCTAGTAAGAAACCATTGGCTGCCAGAATTGCTCCAAATGCAAAGGCTATTACTGCTGCCAAAACTGCTGGTGGTAAGAAGATTGCTGCTGCTAAGAATGCTCTTAACAAGAAGAAGGCTGGTCCTggcaacaaaaacaacaataataaacaaaagaagccaaaacagaaaaagaagactattgaagaattagacCAAGAAATGGCagattattttgaaaattag
- a CDS encoding protein yor129c (In S. cerevisiae: putative component of the outer plaque of the spindle pole body; may be involved in cation homeostasis or multidrug resistance), translating to MPNIEYIVTAEFHIDKGPSIVHQFPNQLPGMDNLYFLPELMLPDQIHKRNEDYTLFLLHRNTTNGEFQYLFNKSTCEDNPYYLYTIVDNRKNDEFKRGASIKSLSIITKLSYFKNFKPLLLICLDLYFKNNDVKYLQELYRVINEKKFEISPGYSVSIIKKLLITSILDLPINDKIYYDESFRNKLLGIGKDDFINEDLFIRKDLSFNSVIKFNKMNIPIKIPMLTLPDTIGDYLNPTDLNFKPSLINILQAKLISTNLNNELTIYGLQTPPIIILINAILTGKKIIFLSYEHSSGYIIDHILLTLKIITGGGILSGILTNYNVFPMIDVSKIDLLEECESFIAGTINPFFKQNDRLWDLMYDLDNNEFILSSQLPNDDIEFKNSIISEDAKFLSNLQLSLFNYNDDLTTIQLIFRRHINEIIRILLSSKNFNSNLAPTSQDLILLLDGIGYYWASDTNKLLEISCYQLISKKFHFLLYNGKLIYNLLLPNLSNELNLMIDLHYHLQSLNNPLSNSRINEREIWFNILKFLISGKSLEIFLLITYLIPPNSSSSLQSSSVHGGNLTIFDKNKGIELLLLNLFNQDDQVKSNVIMILQELQDNFLCSWCLDKFLKSNLIYELAFSDLINE from the coding sequence ATGCCAAACATTGAATATATTGTAACTGCAGAATTTCATATTGACAAGGGACCATCAATTGTTCATCAGTTTCCTAATCAATTACCAGGTATGGATAATCTATATTTTTTACCTGAATTGATGTTACCTGATCAAATACATAAACGTAATGAAGATTATACCTTGTTTCTATTGCATCGAAACACCACTAATGGGgaatttcaatatcttttcAACAAGAGTACATGTGAAGATAATccatattatttatatacaattgttgataatcgtaaaaatgatgaatttaaaCGTGGAGCCAgtattaaatcattatcaataatcaCGAAATTATcttatttcaaaaatttcaagccattattattgatatgtttggatttatattttaaaaataatgatgttaaatatttacaagaattatATCGagtaattaatgaaaaaaaatttgaaatatctCCAGGTTATTCGgtatcaataattaaaaaattgttgattacTTCAATATTAGATTTACCTATTAATGATAAGATTTATTATGATGAATCATTtagaaataaattattaggAATTGGTAAAgatgattttattaatgaagatttatttattagaaaaGATTTAAGTTTTAATTCTGtgattaaatttaataaaatgaatataCCGATAAAAATCCCCATGTTAACATTACCTGATACTATTGGagattatttaaatcctacagatttgaattttaaacctagtttaattaatattttacaagctaaattaatttcaactaatttgaataatgaattgaCGATATATGGATTACAAACTCCACCAATTATCATTTTGATTAATGCAATATTGACAGggaaaaaaatcatttttttaaGTTATGAACATTCATCAGGGTATATAATTGATCATATATTATTaacattgaaaataattacTGGAGGAGGGATTTTAAGTGGGATTTTAACTAATTATAATGTTTTCCCTATGATTGATGTATCGAAAATAGATTTATTAGAAGAATGTGAATCATTTATTGCTGGTACAATAAAtccatttttcaaacaaaatgATCGATTATGGGATTTAATGTATGATttagataataatgaatttattttaaGTTCACAATTAcctaatgatgatattgaatttaaaaattccaTTATATCAGAAGATGCCAAATTTTTATCTAATTTacaattatcattattcaattataatgatgatttaacCACCatacaattaatttttagACGAcatattaatgaaataattCGAATTTTATTAagttcaaaaaattttaatagTAATTTGGCCCCAACAAGTcaagatttaattttattattagatgGTATTGGTTATTATTGGGCTAGTGAtacaaataaattattagaaatttcttgttatcaattaatttccaaaaaattccattttttattatataatgggaaattaatttataatttattattacctaatttatctaatgaattaaatttaatgattgatTTACATTATCATTTACAAAGTTTAAATAATCCTTTATCCAATTCTAGAATTAATGAAAGAGAAATTTGGtttaatatattgaaatttttaatttctggtaaatcattagaaatttttttattaataacaTATTTAATCCCaccaaattcttcatcaagTTTACAATCATCTTCTGTTCATGGAGGTAATTTGActatatttgataaaaataaaggtattgaattattattattgaatttatttaatcAAGATGATCAAGTCAAATCAAATGTTATAATGattttacaagaattacAGGATAATTTTTTGTGTAGTTGGTGtcttgataaatttttgaaatcaaatttaatttatgaACTTGCATTTTCAgatttgatcaatgaatga
- a CDS encoding mitochondrial carrier protein, putative (Similar to Mus musculus Slc25a17;~disagreement in databases whether this is a mitochondrial or a peroxisomal carrier protein), protein MSNQEIAHAVSGAVGGALALGITYPLITLSTIAQTAAKKKEAEEASEITENTQKSQPTVSLTTLEKIVYAIQNNAAYIAAKEILKEKGPLGLYSGLESALYGITLTNFIYYYFYELTSNVFLKSNGKKRNGLSTFQSIITGAIAGAFTCVGSNPFWVANTRMMTEKKKGKSVAANANSGGGGGDAQSKEEDNDNNSSNSTFKALVNIVEQDGVGALFAGVLPALVLVINPIIQYTIFEQIKNIIIAKNGPKSFTAIKAFFIGAFGKLIATSLTYPYITLKSRMHIKRKKLNADNQQDEEKQLSMIQEIRKIVKEEGLEGLYAGLAVKLTQSIATAAFLFYFKEELFSGSVKLIEILRMFSFKKSIKSPVVKV, encoded by the coding sequence atgtccaatcaagaaattgctCATGCTGTACTGGGTGCAGTTGGTGGTGCTTTAGCCCTTGGTATAACTTATCCTTTAATTactttatcaacaattgcCCAAACTGCTGCCAAAAAGAAGGAAGCAGAAGAAGCATCAGAAATTACCGAAAATACTCAAAAATCTCAACCAACAGTTAGTTTAACAACTTtagaaaaaattgtttatgCCATTCAAAATAATGCTGCTTATATTGCTGCCAAAGAAATTCTTAAAGAGAAAGGTCCATTAGGATTATATTCTGGTTTGGAAAGTGCATTATATGGAATCACTTTAactaattttatttattattatttctatGAATTAACTTCTAACgtatttttaaaatctaATGGGAAAAAACGTAATGGATTAAGTACTTtccaatcaataataactGGTGCTATTGCTGGTGCATTCACTTGTGTTGGATCTAATCCATTTTGGGTTGCCAATACCAGAATGATGAccgaaaagaaaaagggaAAATCTGTTGCTGCTAATGCTAAttctggtggtggtggtggtgacGCCCAAagcaaagaagaagataatgataataattcttctaattcGACTTTTAAGGCATTGGTTAATATTGTTGAACAAGATGGTGTTGGTGCGTTATTTGCTGGAGTATTACCAGCTTTAGTATTGGTGATCAACCCAATTATTCAATACACTATTTTCgaacaaattaaaaatataatcattGCTAAAAATGGACCCAAATCATTTACTGCCATTAAAGCTTTTTTCATTGGTGCCTTTGGGAAATTAATTGCTACTTCATTAACTTATCCTTATATAACTTTGAAATCAAGAATGCatattaaaagaaagaaattaaatgctgataatcaacaagatgaagaaaaacaattatcaatgattcaagaaattagaaaaattgtCAAAGAGGAAGGATTAGAAGGATTATATGCTGGTTTAGCTGTTAAATTGACTCAATCTATTGCCACAGCAgcatttttgttttattttaaagaagaattgtttTCCGGTAGTgtcaaattgattgaaattttaCGTATGTTTAGtttcaagaaatcaatCAAGTCTCCAGTTGTTAAAGTTTAA